The genomic region GATGATAATTGCTGGACTTTGCTTCTTGCTATAATTTGATGACGGAACACGTAGTCTTAGATCATAATTAGTAATTAATGAGTCCATGCCTCactttctttaattaaagttctTGCTTTTATTTTGCGATATTGATGAATGTTTAAGTGCCGTTGTGATATTTGACTTATCAAGGTGAACTCTCGGTGTAGCTCGGTCAGTAGCTCAGGTCTCCACATATGTCACCTCCCTCTACCTCACCCTCCAGACAAGCCCACGTTTACACGTGCGACAACGAACCCCAAAGCACGACGACCACGCTAGATTTCTCCCACCTACGAGCTCTAGGAACACCCCGAATAATATCAGAAGCTGCGAAATGCTCCAGCGACAGCCTCACAGCCCATCATGAGCAACCTCCAACCCCCCAACACCGTGGCGCCAACGCCTACACCAAGCGGCAGCAAAGACCCTGGCCTGCGATACCCCAGCAATGGAAAGAATATCTACAGTCGCCCGTTGAATAGGACCAAGACGGCCGAGCTGAGCCAGGCGAGCTTTGCGTATCTGTTTGGCGAGATGGTGACGTATGCGCAGAGAAGGGTCAAGGGCATTCAGGAGCTTGAACAGCGGTACGTGCAGTATCCTCCCTGTTTATGGAGTGCGGGAGCTAATTGTGTGCAGACTTAACCTTCAAGGCCACTCTATCGGTCTCAAACTCCtcgatcttctcctcttccgcGAACCAGCGCGTACGCAGACCCGACCACTCAGTATCATTGCCCTTCTCCACTTCATAAAGCAAAATATCTGGCAGCACCTCTTCGGCCGTCAAGCAGACCGACTCGAGAAATCCGCCAACCCCGAAACACCAGAGGAATACATGATCATCGATAACGAACCTCTCGTGAACCAATACATCAGCGTTCCCAAAGAAATGAGCCAGCTGAACTGCGCTGCCTACGTAGCCGGTATTGTGGAAGGTGTCTGCGACGGAGCTGATTTCCCAGCAAAAGTTACAGCGCATACAGTTGCAGAGGGTGATATGTGGCCTGGCAAGACGGTCTTTCTCGTCAAGTTCAGACCGGAAGTACTGGAGAGGGAAGGATTCTTGGGGAAGAACTAGGTGATCAAGATGGAGTTTTGGAGTTTTTATGATGGGCTGAATTTGATAGAGACGAATTGTGTCTTTGGCGATGTGATATCATGCCTGAGTTAATATTGAACCATGCTGCCATGCTGCTTCTCTATAGCCATTCTACGCCCAACGCCTTGCTTAAAAATCAGTGACAAGAATGTGTATCCCATTCATCGCGGCAGAGCACTCCCAGAGCCCTTCGGCTTTCCACCAGTTCCAATACTAGGACCCTTGTTCATGAGCTCCGAAAGACCTAGGTCCTTCCAAGCTGGCTCCTTCGACTTTTGAGTAGCACGCTGAATTCCAAACGCAGCATGTTGATCCGGAACgacgtcgtcttcgtcttccggGTTAATGGGCTGGTGAACGGGTGGAACGTAGATCTCGTCATCCGGGAGCTTGTCCTTGCAGAAGTCCTCGAAGAGGTCTGCGTCGCGGGAGCGGTGCATGTGAACGAACGTGAAGGATGAGTCTTTGTTCTGAAAGTGTTAGCTAGGGTTGAAGTGCTTAGAGCAAGGGGCAGCTACCATtttgaaggatgttgaggtATCGTGAAtggtttgtttgttgatgttgaggttcGGTTGGTTTCCACAGCGGGACGGATGGCGGGGTGTGGGGCCGTAGTGAGAGCTCTGGCAGTTGGGTCACTACGGCGGTATATAGAAGTCCATAGGGCTTACTGTTCTAAAACCTAAAATGCAGTAGATTTATACCTTCTgtatatttctataagaaggaagatatctttataattatataataaaaatcggattatataagtaataaaaataggcCTAGCcatattaagattaataggttattatataacttaatttttCCTAATTTAaactactacttctttattaatattactttaactgcttTTAGACATAAGGTTGATTAATTACATGCCTAGGTAtgtatatttaattagtagaggttaatttaacttttgccaactaacttatataaataaagttaacttaattcctttaaacctttaaaccctattattaccttatatttatctttaatttctatataagtGTTACGGACTGGCTCCTTAGCTGCAACCAAAAGGACGTcaatatagatattattaaacttaaagaaaggaaagagatTCCTTAAGGAACTCTTGTtagaaagcttgtgtattgtccttcttctagaagaggggaaattctgtatctaaatccctcaacttctggcatcttgctgaggttttacctagatataagcgattattttattctcctaatctaACACCCCTCTTTAGTGTATAACaattctaataataatatgctggtcttaaagatttaagtattgTGTTGTATTGCTTTGGTAAGATATTGGTAGACTGTTATAGGGTGGTCTGTGCTTATGTTGTCTTGGTAACtagattttagtatttatatttttctaccTCACTAAAATTGTTAGTTTTCGGCAAGCTTTTGTTAATATCTTATCTACTTATCTTTgaaattctttagttataatttctaatagttttatcactatatcttatattaacttctatataaatGTTCTCTAAGAGTTTGTCTACGATCTGGAGGTTTAGCTGATTAATCAGTCCCCCGGCGAGATCCTATGTTTTTACtgtatctataatatctactgcgatctctctctctgATGCTATGCCGGCCTCTTGCTGGAGTGTTGTGTTTTCTGTGCTGATGACTGAAAGAAGTGCGGCTCTATATGTATTTCTCTATCTCGATTGCTAGGTCTTTGCTGATATTTTGCCGGTTCCTTATAAGTACTTTAGCGCAGTCTAGGCTTACTACCTGGCAATTAAGTGCCTCTAGGATCGTTTTGCCGATAAGGAACTTAATCCTACTTAGGTCTAGCGGGCCTATACTGCAATTAAGTCTTGCGGCGCAGCTTGGCAAGTAGTTACTAACTATATGCATAACCCTGCCTCTAGTAGTGGCAGCATTCTGGCTGCTATAATTCAGTCTTAAGATATTGCGTCCCTTTGGGACCTTTAGGCACTCTAGTGCCTTATTTCTGTATGTTTTTCGTTGAGGCTTTTCCGACTTCTCGGCTAACCTGTTTCTAGGGTGGTGTCGAACTTACTCCTGAGGAAGTGTCCGCTCGGGTTGCCTCTGCGATGCCCCTCTACGCCCGCAATGTCTCTGCCGCAACCCGCCTTCGTTCGGCGATCCTTCGCCTAGATACCTGCGAGGATATCCCTGTTAAGGGCAAGGGGACCTGCGATGAACTCCCGTCTGCATTCGAAGCCAAGCCGGCTCTTCGTGCTCTGCTCGACGAGCATTCGGATAACCCCGTTCCTAACGTTCCAGTCGCTTTTGCTGGCGTTACTCCTGTCAGTCGTCCCAGCCAGTCTACTCCTGCCCGTCGCCGAGGCGCCGCCGAGCCTCCCCGCACCCCTAAGTAATTTGGCTGGGGGTTTTTGGTTCTCTGGTCTTTGTCGTGTGGTTGGCGTTGGTTGCGCGAGCGTTCGCCGGGGCTTCGCCCCTTCTGtactttagtggtttttCGGGGGTAATGaatctaaattaaatcttttggGCATCCATTCCGTTGCATGACCTAATCTGAAATGATTTCTATCTGCCGTCTAATCGCTGTGATCTTGGCAAGCCCtagttacttaagaaaattttggAATTTCT from Fusarium fujikuroi IMI 58289 draft genome, chromosome FFUJ_chr04 harbors:
- a CDS encoding related to SPP30 protein, with product MSNLQPPNTVAPTPTPSGSKDPGLRYPSNGKNIYSRPLNRTKTAELSQASFAYLFGEMVTYAQRRVKGIQELEQRLNLQGHSIGLKLLDLLLFREPARTQTRPLSIIALLHFIKQNIWQHLFGRQADRLEKSANPETPEEYMIIDNEPLVNQYISVPKEMSQLNCAAYVAGIVEGVCDGADFPAKVTAHTVAEGDMWPGKTVFLVKFRPEVLEREGFLGKN